One Triticum dicoccoides isolate Atlit2015 ecotype Zavitan chromosome 5B, WEW_v2.0, whole genome shotgun sequence genomic window carries:
- the LOC119312528 gene encoding uncharacterized protein LOC119312528 — protein sequence MAAQITAPILPLLPPPCRRPLPSLGELKPMGPSRTRSRRLVVACAASGGGGPPAEKPPQGPSLPPLSEIRWGQLLAPSPDNAAAVALTAALVWAGATLLLQLVLISASIFAAALKYSFVAALLLFVLIALL from the coding sequence ATGGCGGCACAAATCACAGCTCCGATTCTACCCCTGCTTCCTCCCCCGTGCCGTCGCCCGCTCCCGAGCCTTGGGGAGCTAAAGCCGATGGGGCCTTCTCGCACCAGATCCCGTCGGCTCGTGGTCGCCTGCGCAGCCTCCGGCGGCGGTGGGccgccggcggagaagccgcccCAGGGACCCTCCCTGCCGCCGCTGTCGGAAATACGTTGGGGGCAGCTGCTGGCGCCGTCCCCGGACAACGCTGCGGCCGTGGCGCTGACGGCCGCGCTGGTCTGGGCCGGCGCAACTCTGCTGCTGCAGCTGGTACTCATCTCCGCCTCCATCTTCGCCGCCGCCCTCAAGTACTCCTTCGTCGCCGCGCTCCTACTCTTCGTCCTCATCGCGCTCCTGTGA